The Nycticebus coucang isolate mNycCou1 chromosome 8, mNycCou1.pri, whole genome shotgun sequence genome has a window encoding:
- the LOC128591202 gene encoding acyl-CoA-binding protein-like codes for MTTRNLCHLANMSQSEFDKATEEVKHLKTKPANDEMLFIYSHYKQATVGDVNTEWPGMFNFKGKAKWDAWNELKGTTKEDAMKV; via the coding sequence ATGACCACCCGGAATCTTTGCCACTTGGCCAACATGTCTCAGTCTGAGTTTGACAAAGCCACAGAGGAGGTTAAGCACCTCAAGACCAAGCCTGCAAACGATGAGATGCTTTTCATCTACAGCCACTACAAACAAGCGACTGTGGGAGATGTGAATACAGAATGGCCTGGGATGTTCAACTTCAAAGGCAAGGCCAAGTGGGATGCCTGGAATGAGCTGAAAGGAACTACCAAGGAAGATGCCATGAAAGTTTAA